TTGCCAAGTACCGCAAGTTCCGGGCTTCCATGGGAGTGGCTTCACCTGTGTTTATTCAGGCGGCGGCGACGGCTGCCTGGAGTGATGATGCCCATGTGCAAAGGCGTCGGTTGATCTTCCTGGAGCGCCGCAGGCTTTTTGAGCAGTTTTTTGCTGAGCATGGCCTGCACTGTGCCAGTGGCCCGGGAACATTCTTTCTCTGGGTAAGGGTGCCAGCCGGGTACGATGGCGAGTCCTATGCTCGCCTGCTGCTGGAGCAGGGGATTGTCGTCAGTCCCGGCAGCTTTTATGGTGAGGGATCCGAGGCGTATATTCGCCTGGCAATGGTTCCTGACCTTGAGGAGTGCCAGGAGGCGCTTTCAATCTGGAAAACTATTCTGTAATTTCACGCCGCATCATGTTCCAGCAGCCCGCGCACACGCTCACTGCTGAATGATCAGCGTTTTTTATCCCCTATGCCTCGGGTTGCTTTGTGCAGCCGTGTCCCGATCCACCCTGAAGAAATAAAGGAGAAATGATGAATTTGCAGTCCATGGAAAAACTGGTTACAGAAGCCTTTGGAGATCGTCAACTGCTCAAAAAGGATGCTTACGCTCAGGCCGTGCTGGATACCATTGCTGCGCTGGACAGTGGCATGGTTCGCGTGGCTGAGCCACAGCAGGGCCAGACCCAGTGGAAAGTGAATATCTGGGCCAAACAGGCCATTCTGCTCTATTTCTCTCTGACCCAGATGGAAGTCATGGAATCAGGGCCCTTCGAGTACTACGATAAAATGCCCCTGAAAAAAGGCTATCAGGCTGCTGGAGTGCGTGTTGTTCCTCCCGCCACGGTGCGCTATGGAGCGCATATTGAATCCGGCGCCATCCTGATGCCTTCCTATGTGAATATTGGTGGTTATGTCTCCGCAGGCTCCATGGTTGACACCTGGGCCACCGTTGGCAGCTGCGCGCAGGTGGGCAAGGGGGTGCACCTTTCCGGCGGTGTTGGACTCGGTGGCGTTTTGGAGCCCCCGTCAGCACTGCCCGTGATCATTGATGATGGTGCTTTCCTGGGATCACGCTGCATTGTGGTTGAAGGAGTGCATGTGGAAAAAGAGGCAGTGCTTGGGGCAAATGTCACCATTACGGCATCAACTCCTATTATAGATGTGACTGGACCTGAGCCTGTTACCTACAAAGGTCGTGTCCCCGCACGTTCGGTCGTTATTCCCGGCAGCATGACCAAGTCTTTTCCCGCTGGTGATTTCGGAGTGACCTGTGCCCTTATCATCGGCAAGCGCAAGGAATCAACGGACCAGAAGACCAGTCTCAATGACGTGCTGCGGGAATTCAATGTTCCCGTGTGATGAGCAGTACTAACGGAAAGGTGTCAAGATGAGCACAGCCAATATCCTTATCCTTGATAGTGCCGATGCGCGACGACTTGATATGATGGTGAAGTACTTCAGCAAGTATGGCTATCATGCCCTGCCAGCTTCTTCCGCTCCCGAGGCGTGTCAGTCCCTGAAAAACAACGACAATCTGCAGATGGTCGTCTTTGTCGCGGTGTCTGATCCGGGCGATGTACGTGAGACCTACAACCTTTTCCAGGAAATTCGACCGGTACCGGTGGTGCTTCTGGAAAACCAGCCACGATCTGTCGATTTTATGTCGGAAATGGATGAAGTGGTAACAGGACCCCTCAAAATGAGTGAAGTTCTGCCAAACCTGGTGCAGAAAGTAAAAAATGTGTCTCGCAAATTGCGCTATGGTAGCCATTCCCTCATCCAGACAGCAGTAAAGGAGCGTAACGGAGCGCCAGAGGCGCTCACCCCCGTGCGTTCCGAAGAGCAACCCGCTGAACGGAAACCCCAGAACCGCAAGCAGTCAAAACAAAAGAGCGCTCCCGAAGCCAATTCCCCAAAACCGGTGTCGGCTCCTTCGGAGCTGCGTGGCGAGGGCAAGGGCAAAGGAAAAAAGGGAGCGGCGGCCCAGGTGCAGGTGGCGGAAGTGAAAAAGCCTTCATCACCGCTGTACACAAAAAACAACACGCCAGCGCCGCAATCACCGGCAGCGGCGCCAGCGCCGCAGGTTGTCGATGATAAAGCGGAAGTTCCTCGCCAGCCGGAGCCCCAGCGCAAGGAACCGAAACTGATTCTGGTGGAGCAGATGAAGTTCGGCGACATGCGTGTGACCATGGATCGGCAGACCGAGCAGATCCTTGTCAATGGGCAGGATGTCAGCTTCACCGCGTCGGAGTATATTCTCATGAAATACCTGCTGGAAAACCGCAATCGGCTGCTCAGTCGCGAAGATATAATTCAAAGCAGTAACGCCATGAGCAAGGAGACGTCAGCTCGCAGCGTGGACGCGGCCATACGAAAACTGCGCCGGAAAATTGGTGACGATGCCAAAGAGCCTGTTATCATCAAGACGATCTGGGGCAAAGGCTATATTCTTGAAGAAAACTGATGTTGCACCTGCTGGCAGCGGGTATGCACTACTGAAATCGGCTGCCATCTACCCCGCAATTCTCTCCTTCTGTTGAATAATGCTCGCAAACAAGGGCATTATGCGATTTTATCCTGTTATCTAACCTGGAGGTAATCCTGTGTGTCGAATTGGAGCTATTAAATCGAAAGACTACCTGCACCCCAGCTGGGCACTGCGACTGATGCGGTCCCAGCAAAAAGGGCATGACAACTCCGGCTTTGCCATGGTTATGCAGGATCTGGGGGGGGTGTTTGAAAACTACAAGAAATATCCCATCCTCTCCATGGCCTGCACCGAGCAGGGAATGAAAATTGCCGAAGACATCCTGCACTCCCTGGGATTCAGCCGCATTGGCCAGTGGAACCCGGAAATCCGCCCTTCTGATGACTTGAATATCGAACCCATGCCCCTCTACGTCTTTCAGCTCTTTCATTATCCCAAGCATCTGCGTAACGCCACCGATGAGGAAAAAGAAGCCCTGCTGGTGGATACCCGCATCACCTTGCGCCGCGAACTGGAAAAAACCGGTGATGGCTATGTCTACTCCTTCTGGCCCGATACCCTGACCCTGAAAGAGATCGGCGATCCCACTGATATAGGCACCTACTTTAACCTGTGGGAAGAATCTAAAGACTTCACTGCCCGTAATATCACCGCCCAATGCCGTCAGAATACCAACTATGATATCGTGCGTTACGCGGCGCACCCCTTCTTTCTCCAGGGCTATACCGTACTGGCCAATGGCGAGAATACCTTCTACGAAAAAAATCGTCATCTGCAGAAAAGCCTGAACAAAGGCTATATCGGTTTTGAATCCGACTCGCAGTGCTTTCTCTATACACTCCACTATGTGCATCGTGAGCTGAAATGGCCACTGCAGTACTACAAGCACACCATCACTCCGCTGCCCTTTGAGGAGATTCAGCAGCGTGAGGATCGCGATGTTCTGCTGCGTATCCGCTCTTCGCTGTCGCACCTGGAAATCAATGGCCCCAATACCATCATCGGCGTGCTGCCTGATGGCACCATGTTCACGTGCTGTGACTCCAAAAAACTGCGACCCGTTGTTATCGGCAAAACCGATGACATGGTGGTCATCAGCTCTGAAGTCAATGGTGTGAACGAGATCCTGCCCGATCGTGACTGGAGGCAGGATATCTATCCCCATGAGCGTGAAACCATTGTCATCCATGACAGCCTGGAGGTGAGCCGATGGCAACAATGAGAGTCAACGCCATTGCCAGGGATGACCTGTTCTGGCGCATAAACTACAAACATGATCGCTGCACCATGTGCGGCAAGTGCCTGGCCTCCTGCCCCTTTCGGGCTATCGAGGCTGGGGTGGAGAAGCGCCGCCGTGTCATCAGCGACCACCTGACCCCAAAACCCAAGGTGCTGTTTCAGACTGTGCCGGTCATCCGTCAGGTGCTCAACCACCACGAAGCGTGCCGCGGATGCGGGATCTGCGAAAAAGTCTGCCCCAACGAGGCCATTGCCCCATACTTCAACAAGGACAATCGCCTGGCCATCAAGTATCGCAGTGCCACTGCCGATGCCTACAAACGGGGTGGCCGCTCCAACCTCAATCCCATGGGCAGCACCCTGGATAAAATTACCGTGGGTCGCATCTCCCAGATGACCGACCCCTCCCTGGACGCCCAGCGCCACACCTTCGATATTCTGGCGCCCCTGGGTCGCGTATTGCCGCCCCAGAGCCTGCCCCTGAGCATCAAGGAGGGTCGTCTGGATATCACCAGACCCCTGCCGCCCCTGAACTGGATGTACCCCATCATCATCGGCGACATGTCCATAGGTGCCCTTTCCACCCGCATGTGGGAAGCCCTGAGTATTGCCACGGCGTATCTGAACGAGGAAGCGGGTATTCCCATACGCATGTGTACGGGTGAGGGCGGAATTCCCGGCCGACTGCTGCGCTCACGCTATGTGCGCTATATGATCCTGCAGATCGCTTCCGGGCACTTCGGCTGGAACCGCATCGTCAACGCCATGCCCAGGATGCAGGATGATCCGGCTGGTGTACTCATCAAGATTGGTCAGGGAGCCAAGCCCGGCGATGGTGGCATGCTGCAGGCCAAGAAAGTGGCCCGCCACATTCAGGAAATCAGGGGTGTTCCCAAGACCGACCTGCTCAGCCCCCCCAACCACCAGGGCCTCTACTCCATTGAAGAGAGTGTGCAGAAGATGTTCCTCTCCTTCAATTCAGCATTCCAGTTCCGCGTCCCCGTGGCCATCAAGGTGGCGGCCAGCGCTACCAGCGTTTCGGTATACAACAATCTGCTGCGCGATCCCTATAATATTGTTGGCGGATTTTTCCTGGATGGTATCAGTGGCGGCACCGGCGCGGCTCAGGATATCTCACTGGATCACACCGGTCACCCCATCGTATCCAAACTGCGGGACTGCTATCTGGCGGCGGTGCACCAGGGCAAGCAGGGGCAGATTCCCCTGTGGGCCGGCGGTGGCATGGGCCAGGGCTGGAATCTGGCGGCCGATGCCTTCAAAATGATCTGCCTGGGCGCCAATGGTGTTTTCACCGGCAAGCTCATGCTGCAGTTGGCAGGATGTGTGGGGCTGGATAACGGCAAATGCAATGCGTGCAATACCGGTCTGTGTCCGGTGGGCATCTGTACCCAGAACCCGATTCTGGAAAAACGCCTGGATATCGACCGCGTGGCTGAGGGAATCGTCAACTACTTCATCGCCACTGACCAGGAACTCAAGAAGCTCATGGCTCCCATCGGCAACAGCTCACTGCCTGTAGGACGTTCCGACGCCCTCATATCCACAGATACCGCTGTTGCTGAAAAACTCAACATCCCCTATTCATGCTGAGGAGTGAACCATGACACAGAATACCTCCATTGCGCGTATCGACGGCATCGTAGATGGCAAACGCATCTCCACCCAGGAGCTGCTGCAGAATATCTATCGTGAAGTTGGCCGGGGTGTGCGCTCCTTCGAAATTCACGCTTCTGGTCAATACAATATCGGCGGACCCCTGTGGTGTGAGGGCGATGACCCCATCCACTTTACCGTCATCAATCCCGGTCAGCGTCTGGGTTCCATGGGCATGAGCGGAACCACCATCGTCGTGGAAGGCTCCGCGCCTGCTGATGTGGGCTGGCTGAATGCTGGTGCCGACATCACCGTCAGGGGCGACAGTGGTGATACCACCGCTCATTGCGCCGCCACTGGCAGCATTTATATTGGCGGGCGGGTGGGAACCCGTTCCGGTGCCCTCATGAAGCACGATCCCAAGTTCTCCGCACCCCAGTTCTGGGTTCTGGAGAGCACCGGCTCCTTCTCCTTCGAATTCATGGGCGGTGGTATCGGCGTGGTGTGTGGCTACGGCTGCGAACATCTGGAGTCCGTTCTGGGCCACCGCAGCTGCGTGGGCATGGTGGGCGGAACCGTGTATGTGCGAGGGCCCGTTGCTGATGTTGCCGATGATGTCTGGATCCTCGATCTTGATGACTCCGACCGGGCTTTTCTTCAGGAGGGCCTGCCGCGATTTGCCACCAAACTGGAGCGTCCGGAGATTCTTGATCAGCTCATGGATTTTTCCCAATGGCGCAAGATTGTCGCGAAAACCTATGAGGAGCGCATTGTCCGCTCCCTGATGCCCATTGCCCGCTTTCGCCAGGAGAAATGGGTTGAAGGGGGGATTTTTGGCGCCCTTTATGAAGACGACTACTTTGTGGCTGACTATGTGGAGCGCGATGAGCTTCGCCTGCGCAGCCCCCAGTGGCTCAATGCCACCTACAGTGCACCCTGTGAACACAATTGCCCGACCTATATCCCTACCCAAAAACGCATCGCACTGTTGCGCCAGGGCAAGGTTCAGGAAGCCCTGGAAATGGTTCTGGACTACAGCCCCTTTCCGGCGTCAGTGTGCGGCCAGGTCTGCCCCAACCTCTGTATCGACGAATGCAACCGCCGCCATGTGGATATTCCCGTCAAAGTGGATGGGCTGGGCACCCTCAGCCGCCATATCAGTGTTTCCCCTCCCCGGGAGGAGCAGGAACAGCGCATAGCCGTCATCGGCAGCGGCGTGGGTGGCCTGACCGCTGCCTGGCATCTGCGCCGCAAGGGCTATGCGGTCGATGTCTTTGAGAAGGACAGCGCCATCGGTGGCAAGCTGCGCCAGGTCATTCCCGCTGAGCGCCTTGATCAGGATACCCTGGAGGCGGAACTGCAGCGTCTGCAGACCATCGGCATTGGCATTCACTGCAACAGTGCCGTCAATGCCCAGCGCTTTGCGGAAATCGTCAGTCAGTATGACGCGGTTGTCGTGGCTGTGGGGGCCCATAATCCCGTTGTGATCCCCTTCCAGGGTCATGAGCGCCTGGTCAGGGGACTGGATTTTCTCAAGGACATCAACCGGGGCAAGCAACCCGCCGTGGGTCGCAGCGTTGTCGTCATCGGAGCGGGCAATGCCGCCATGGACGTGGTGATCGGCGCCTACCAGTGCGGAGCAACTGAGGTTACTGCCATCGATATTCAGAAACCGGCCGCTTTTGACAAGGAAATCGAACATGTCACCGGGCTGGGTGCCCGAATCCTCTGGCCGGTGCATACCGAAAAAATCACGGAACAGGGCGTACACCTCAAGGATGGACGCATTCTTGAAGCAGATACCGTTATCATCGCCGTGGGCGACCGCCCCGATTTCTCCTTCCTGCCTGACGACTACCGTGACGAAAAGGGCTTTGTGAAGCTCAACGACACCCTGCAGTGCCTGGAGAACCAGAAGGTCTTCGTCATCGGCGACGCGGTCAGGCCCGGCCTCTTTACCCATGCCATCGGCGATGGACGTAAAGCCGCCCTCAATATTCTGCGGCAGCTGGCAGGTCATCCCCTGGACACCTTTGCCAAGGCGCCCATGATTCCCCAGGATCGCGTCAGGGATGAGTACTATCACCCCATGAATCCCCAGCGCGTCAGCGAGCAGGAGGCGGACGCTGAAGCAGATCGCTGCATGAGCTGTGGCTACTGTCGCGACTGTCACTTCTGTGAGGATATCTGTCCCGAGCAGGCCATCGTGCGCCGTGAGAATGGCGACGGTACCTTTGAGTACTGCAGTCTGGACGAAAAATGTATTGGCTGCGGTATCTGCGCCGGTGTCTGCCCTTGCGGCATCTGGGTCATGGAAGACAACCTGGAGAAGTACCTGGAAGACTGAGCCGGGAAATCTGATGCCGTACACAGAGCAAAAGGGGGAGCGCCATCGCATGATGGTGCTCCCCCTTCTTTATGGCTGAAAAGCCCTCACCCCTCCTGGAGGGCGATACGCTGGACTTCGTTGTTGTAGGCCTGCAGGATTTTCTGACGCGAAATCATACCGTGGAGCTTCCCTTCGTCATCAACGACAGGCAGATGGTCGAAGTCGCGGATGGTGAATTTCTCCAGGGCATCCTGCAGGTTGTCATTCACATGGACGGTGATCAGATCCGTGCTGGCAATATCACGGGCTACGATCAGGTCGTCAAGCCCCTCTTCAAAGATAACCTTGCGGATATCCTGGAAAGAGATGATGCCCACCAGTTGCCCCTGGTGGTTCAGGACGGGAAAGTCCATCTGAGCGCTCTTGGCAATCAGCATCTGTATCTGCCGGAAGGGCAGCGACTCCGGGATGGCGTCGCAGTTGCGGGTTTCCACATCCCTGACGCTGAGGCGCTGCATGATGGTCACATCCTTGCCGCCGGAGAAGCGGTACCCCTTGCGGGTCAGGGGAACCATGTCGATGGAATCCTGTTTGAGAATCTTCATCAAGGAGACGCTGATCATGCAGGCAAACATGGTTGGCAGCACGATGTTGAAGTCTCCGGTCATCTCGAAAAGCAGGAAGATAGCGGTCAGGGGAGCCTGACTGGCGGCGGCCACCATGGCACCCATGCCCACCATGGCATAGGAAGGCATATCGATGGTGCCGGGAAGCAGCATATTGGCGATGCTGGCGAAGGAGCCCCCCAGCATCAGACCGATGAACAGGGAAGGGCCGAAAACTCCACCCGAAAAGCCACTGCCCAGGGTAACCGCGGTGGCTACAATCTTCAGCAGCACCAGGCTGAGCATCAGGTACAGGGGAATGTGGCCCATGAGCGCTTCGTTCATCCACTTGTAGCCGATACCGAACACCTGTGGGAAGGCGACGCCAATGGCGCCCAGCAGCGCCGCACCTATGAGCAGCCTGACACCGATATGCACGTTCAGCCGTTCAAAACGGTCAGTAATATGATAGTACAGGCGAATATAGCCCACCGCCACCAGTCCGGCCACCAGCCCCAGCAGGCAGTACAGGTAGAACTCCTGCAGGGATACCATGGTGAAGGCGGGCAGGAAGAACTCCACCTCCTTTTCAAAAATTGCCCGGGTGGTAACGGTAGCGACGCCTGCCGAAATGACGATGGGACTGAAGCTGTATACGGCCAGATTTCCCAGAAGCATGATCTCCAGCGCGAACATGGCTCCGGCGATAGGGGCGTCGAAGGCAGCGGATATGCCACCGGCGGCCCCGCAGGCCACCAGGATGCGCATGCGGTTGCCACTGATTCTGAAGAGCTGGCCAAAGGCGGAACCGATAGCGGCGCCAATGGCGACAATGGGCCCCTCGCGACCCGCGCTGCCACCGCTGCCCAGGGTCACGGAAGTGGTGAAGGTGCGCAGCAGGATCGTCTTGGGGGCGATGACGGCGTTCTTGAAAATGACATTTTCCAGCAGTCCCGGCAGCCCGTATCCGCTGGACTCCTTCGGATAGCGGATAATGACAGGCATGATGATCAGCGCGCCGATGATGGGGATGAAAAAGAGCAGCAGGCGTCCCGGGAAGTCGTAGGAGACACCAAAGTAGTGGAAGATATCTTCAAAGAAGAGTTTTTCCATGGCGGTAATGGAGATACGGAAAAAGGCATTGCACAGGGCGCTGAAAACCCCGATGCCAGCAGCCATGAGAATCAGGAAGGTATTGTCATTCAGGTTGATGCGCTCAATGAGCTTGAGCAGGCCCATATGGCCCTTGCCCAGAATTT
This portion of the Desulfurispirillum indicum S5 genome encodes:
- a CDS encoding chloride channel protein; its protein translation is MPHSKRTYLKILGKGHMGLLKLIERINLNDNTFLILMAAGIGVFSALCNAFFRISITAMEKLFFEDIFHYFGVSYDFPGRLLLFFIPIIGALIIMPVIIRYPKESSGYGLPGLLENVIFKNAVIAPKTILLRTFTTSVTLGSGGSAGREGPIVAIGAAIGSAFGQLFRISGNRMRILVACGAAGGISAAFDAPIAGAMFALEIMLLGNLAVYSFSPIVISAGVATVTTRAIFEKEVEFFLPAFTMVSLQEFYLYCLLGLVAGLVAVGYIRLYYHITDRFERLNVHIGVRLLIGAALLGAIGVAFPQVFGIGYKWMNEALMGHIPLYLMLSLVLLKIVATAVTLGSGFSGGVFGPSLFIGLMLGGSFASIANMLLPGTIDMPSYAMVGMGAMVAAASQAPLTAIFLLFEMTGDFNIVLPTMFACMISVSLMKILKQDSIDMVPLTRKGYRFSGGKDVTIMQRLSVRDVETRNCDAIPESLPFRQIQMLIAKSAQMDFPVLNHQGQLVGIISFQDIRKVIFEEGLDDLIVARDIASTDLITVHVNDNLQDALEKFTIRDFDHLPVVDDEGKLHGMISRQKILQAYNNEVQRIALQEG
- a CDS encoding 2,3,4,5-tetrahydropyridine-2,6-dicarboxylate N-succinyltransferase, producing the protein MNLQSMEKLVTEAFGDRQLLKKDAYAQAVLDTIAALDSGMVRVAEPQQGQTQWKVNIWAKQAILLYFSLTQMEVMESGPFEYYDKMPLKKGYQAAGVRVVPPATVRYGAHIESGAILMPSYVNIGGYVSAGSMVDTWATVGSCAQVGKGVHLSGGVGLGGVLEPPSALPVIIDDGAFLGSRCIVVEGVHVEKEAVLGANVTITASTPIIDVTGPEPVTYKGRVPARSVVIPGSMTKSFPAGDFGVTCALIIGKRKESTDQKTSLNDVLREFNVPV
- a CDS encoding FAD-dependent oxidoreductase, with translation MTQNTSIARIDGIVDGKRISTQELLQNIYREVGRGVRSFEIHASGQYNIGGPLWCEGDDPIHFTVINPGQRLGSMGMSGTTIVVEGSAPADVGWLNAGADITVRGDSGDTTAHCAATGSIYIGGRVGTRSGALMKHDPKFSAPQFWVLESTGSFSFEFMGGGIGVVCGYGCEHLESVLGHRSCVGMVGGTVYVRGPVADVADDVWILDLDDSDRAFLQEGLPRFATKLERPEILDQLMDFSQWRKIVAKTYEERIVRSLMPIARFRQEKWVEGGIFGALYEDDYFVADYVERDELRLRSPQWLNATYSAPCEHNCPTYIPTQKRIALLRQGKVQEALEMVLDYSPFPASVCGQVCPNLCIDECNRRHVDIPVKVDGLGTLSRHISVSPPREEQEQRIAVIGSGVGGLTAAWHLRRKGYAVDVFEKDSAIGGKLRQVIPAERLDQDTLEAELQRLQTIGIGIHCNSAVNAQRFAEIVSQYDAVVVAVGAHNPVVIPFQGHERLVRGLDFLKDINRGKQPAVGRSVVVIGAGNAAMDVVIGAYQCGATEVTAIDIQKPAAFDKEIEHVTGLGARILWPVHTEKITEQGVHLKDGRILEADTVIIAVGDRPDFSFLPDDYRDEKGFVKLNDTLQCLENQKVFVIGDAVRPGLFTHAIGDGRKAALNILRQLAGHPLDTFAKAPMIPQDRVRDEYYHPMNPQRVSEQEADAEADRCMSCGYCRDCHFCEDICPEQAIVRRENGDGTFEYCSLDEKCIGCGICAGVCPCGIWVMEDNLEKYLED
- a CDS encoding winged helix-turn-helix domain-containing protein, which produces MSTANILILDSADARRLDMMVKYFSKYGYHALPASSAPEACQSLKNNDNLQMVVFVAVSDPGDVRETYNLFQEIRPVPVVLLENQPRSVDFMSEMDEVVTGPLKMSEVLPNLVQKVKNVSRKLRYGSHSLIQTAVKERNGAPEALTPVRSEEQPAERKPQNRKQSKQKSAPEANSPKPVSAPSELRGEGKGKGKKGAAAQVQVAEVKKPSSPLYTKNNTPAPQSPAAAPAPQVVDDKAEVPRQPEPQRKEPKLILVEQMKFGDMRVTMDRQTEQILVNGQDVSFTASEYILMKYLLENRNRLLSREDIIQSSNAMSKETSARSVDAAIRKLRRKIGDDAKEPVIIKTIWGKGYILEEN
- a CDS encoding glutamate synthase-related protein, whose translation is MATMRVNAIARDDLFWRINYKHDRCTMCGKCLASCPFRAIEAGVEKRRRVISDHLTPKPKVLFQTVPVIRQVLNHHEACRGCGICEKVCPNEAIAPYFNKDNRLAIKYRSATADAYKRGGRSNLNPMGSTLDKITVGRISQMTDPSLDAQRHTFDILAPLGRVLPPQSLPLSIKEGRLDITRPLPPLNWMYPIIIGDMSIGALSTRMWEALSIATAYLNEEAGIPIRMCTGEGGIPGRLLRSRYVRYMILQIASGHFGWNRIVNAMPRMQDDPAGVLIKIGQGAKPGDGGMLQAKKVARHIQEIRGVPKTDLLSPPNHQGLYSIEESVQKMFLSFNSAFQFRVPVAIKVAASATSVSVYNNLLRDPYNIVGGFFLDGISGGTGAAQDISLDHTGHPIVSKLRDCYLAAVHQGKQGQIPLWAGGGMGQGWNLAADAFKMICLGANGVFTGKLMLQLAGCVGLDNGKCNACNTGLCPVGICTQNPILEKRLDIDRVAEGIVNYFIATDQELKKLMAPIGNSSLPVGRSDALISTDTAVAEKLNIPYSC
- a CDS encoding glutamate synthase, whose amino-acid sequence is MCRIGAIKSKDYLHPSWALRLMRSQQKGHDNSGFAMVMQDLGGVFENYKKYPILSMACTEQGMKIAEDILHSLGFSRIGQWNPEIRPSDDLNIEPMPLYVFQLFHYPKHLRNATDEEKEALLVDTRITLRRELEKTGDGYVYSFWPDTLTLKEIGDPTDIGTYFNLWEESKDFTARNITAQCRQNTNYDIVRYAAHPFFLQGYTVLANGENTFYEKNRHLQKSLNKGYIGFESDSQCFLYTLHYVHRELKWPLQYYKHTITPLPFEEIQQREDRDVLLRIRSSLSHLEINGPNTIIGVLPDGTMFTCCDSKKLRPVVIGKTDDMVVISSEVNGVNEILPDRDWRQDIYPHERETIVIHDSLEVSRWQQ